Proteins from one Candidatus Alcyoniella australis genomic window:
- the hemB gene encoding porphobilinogen synthase has translation MPFPVERLRRLRISENIRRMVRQTRISCDNLVMPLFVRPGRGISEPIGAMPGCFRMSVDLIAAECEKIQSLDIPAVILFGIPESKDDNGSGAWDDNGIVQSAVRAIKKAVPYLTVITDVCLCEYTSHGHCGVIEQNAVDNDATLPLLARTALSHADAGADIVAPSDMMDGRVGVIREALDDAGFVDKAIMAYSAKYCSSFYGPFREAADSAPAFGDRRSYQMDPANLDEAIREISLDIDEGADIVMVKPALPYLDVIRRAADEFELPIAAYNVSGEFAMIKAAAERGWLDGERAMMESLISIRRAGAQIILTYFAMEAAALIRGGR, from the coding sequence ATGCCATTTCCAGTCGAGCGGCTGCGACGGCTTCGGATCAGCGAGAACATAAGGCGGATGGTGCGCCAGACCCGCATAAGCTGCGACAACCTTGTCATGCCGCTTTTCGTTCGGCCGGGCAGGGGTATAAGCGAGCCCATTGGGGCCATGCCCGGATGCTTTCGGATGTCGGTGGACCTGATCGCCGCCGAATGCGAAAAGATCCAATCGCTCGACATCCCGGCTGTGATCCTGTTCGGCATCCCCGAGTCCAAGGACGATAACGGCTCGGGCGCATGGGACGATAACGGGATCGTGCAAAGCGCGGTGCGGGCCATCAAGAAAGCCGTGCCCTACCTGACCGTGATTACCGACGTGTGCCTTTGCGAGTACACCAGCCACGGGCATTGCGGCGTGATCGAGCAAAACGCCGTTGACAACGACGCGACGTTGCCGTTGCTGGCCCGGACAGCGCTGAGTCATGCGGATGCGGGAGCGGACATTGTGGCGCCTTCGGACATGATGGACGGCCGGGTGGGCGTGATACGAGAGGCGCTGGACGACGCTGGGTTTGTGGACAAGGCGATCATGGCTTATTCGGCCAAGTACTGCTCATCGTTTTACGGCCCGTTTCGAGAGGCCGCTGATTCGGCCCCGGCGTTCGGGGACCGGCGGTCCTACCAGATGGACCCGGCCAACCTGGACGAGGCGATAAGGGAAATCTCCCTTGACATCGACGAGGGAGCCGACATCGTCATGGTCAAACCGGCGCTGCCGTATCTCGACGTGATCCGCCGCGCAGCCGACGAGTTCGAGCTGCCCATCGCCGCGTACAACGTGTCAGGCGAGTTTGCCATGATAAAGGCCGCAGCCGAGCGGGGCTGGCTGGACGGCGAGCGGGCCATGATGGAGTCTTTGATATCGATCCGCAGAGCCGGCGCGCAGATTATCCTCACCTACTTCGCCATGGAGGCTGCGGCCCTGATCCGGGGCGGCCGTTGA